One genomic region from Deinococcus cellulosilyticus NBRC 106333 = KACC 11606 encodes:
- a CDS encoding phage protease codes for MNRRTALSLIPVGNSPPSEIRMFAYGETETTRGPFTLTPEGAQRIVTFWNDRGTDCSADYEHGMLNAILGTGQSVPSAAAFQLEAREDGLWAVNIRWTEKASAHIEAGEYRHYSPLFYFDPDTREITEFINFALTNVPAIKHQSPLMALSMSMPDLYAQIGAALKNEFGAQVSINTVFTDYVVFDVWLDGSGYKTFRTGYRLVGDQVQLDDTATEARQQFQDVPNGANMKKILLALSALSPALQMGNLATEDDAVRALGALSGFATSAQELTGASSLESALGVLSAWKQSHQQVATLSAQLETLQAKEKTRLIHQAIHVDKKLTPAQEEWAQKQSIEALTAFLATAPKIVGGNHDDNPSPHDHITAEQFAALSGLEKAAIYQQNPERYKQLSAEAKTLTSKGKA; via the coding sequence ATGAACAGACGCACAGCCCTGTCCCTGATCCCGGTTGGCAATTCACCCCCTTCTGAGATTCGCATGTTCGCTTATGGCGAAACGGAGACCACCCGTGGACCGTTCACCCTCACACCAGAGGGAGCCCAGCGGATTGTGACCTTCTGGAATGACCGTGGGACCGACTGCAGTGCCGATTACGAGCACGGCATGCTGAACGCCATTCTGGGCACAGGTCAGTCCGTGCCCAGTGCTGCAGCCTTCCAGCTGGAAGCCAGAGAGGATGGCCTGTGGGCTGTGAACATCCGCTGGACTGAGAAGGCCAGTGCTCACATCGAAGCTGGAGAGTACAGGCATTACAGCCCTCTTTTCTATTTCGACCCGGACACCCGTGAGATCACTGAATTCATCAATTTCGCCCTCACGAACGTCCCAGCCATCAAGCACCAGTCCCCTCTGATGGCCCTGTCCATGAGCATGCCCGACCTGTACGCCCAGATTGGAGCCGCACTGAAAAACGAATTCGGTGCACAGGTCAGCATCAACACCGTCTTCACGGACTACGTGGTGTTCGACGTGTGGCTGGACGGCTCCGGCTACAAGACCTTCCGCACTGGATACCGCCTGGTCGGTGACCAGGTGCAACTGGATGACACCGCAACCGAGGCACGACAGCAATTCCAGGACGTGCCCAATGGAGCAAACATGAAAAAAATCCTTCTGGCCCTCAGTGCCCTTTCTCCTGCCCTGCAAATGGGCAACCTCGCCACCGAAGACGATGCCGTGCGTGCATTGGGTGCCCTCTCCGGCTTCGCAACTTCTGCCCAGGAACTCACTGGAGCATCCAGTCTCGAATCTGCTCTGGGCGTGCTCTCCGCCTGGAAGCAAAGCCATCAGCAGGTTGCTACCCTCTCTGCCCAGTTGGAGACCCTGCAGGCGAAAGAGAAGACCCGTCTGATCCATCAGGCCATTCATGTGGACAAGAAGCTGACCCCTGCCCAGGAGGAATGGGCACAGAAGCAGTCCATTGAAGCCCTGACTGCGTTTCTGGCAACGGCTCCGAAGATCGTGGGCGGCAACCACGACGACAATCCCTCTCCCCATGACCACATCACGGCAGAGCAATTTGCTGCCCTGAGTGGCCTGGAGAAAGCCGCCATCTACCAGCAGAACCCTGAACGCTACAAGCAACTCTCTGCTGAAGCCAAAACCCTCACCAGCAAAGGAAAGGCATAA
- a CDS encoding phage major capsid protein, whose translation MTTTTKNSVFIPEVLADTLPSVFAGRKALYGTGIVVVNPGLDSRSLGEKVQVPYFNSLGEFEDLATDGDELTPAELTSADDESPVLHSGKAFSITKWAQMAAAGDPYQEAANQISEGAFRRFDKALIDKATTTTLIKDLTGEATKTFNWNGFVEAKLLWGDEQDGMVLMIVHSKVYGDMLKEKDEQGRPLLVDMRDGTLPRYGGIPVAVSDRCKVIPAAGETPAKYESYIGKKGALALWYNSDFGLDTDKNILKDSKEAAVHIYYVAHLYRRCAGGTKPGIVKIISH comes from the coding sequence ATGACCACCACCACCAAAAATTCTGTGTTCATCCCTGAAGTTCTGGCCGACACCCTGCCCTCCGTTTTCGCGGGACGCAAAGCCCTCTACGGCACTGGCATCGTGGTGGTGAACCCCGGTCTGGACAGCCGCAGCCTGGGCGAAAAAGTGCAGGTGCCTTACTTCAACTCATTAGGGGAGTTCGAGGACCTGGCAACCGATGGGGACGAACTCACCCCCGCAGAACTGACCAGTGCTGACGATGAAAGCCCTGTGCTGCACAGCGGCAAGGCGTTCAGTATCACCAAGTGGGCTCAGATGGCCGCTGCAGGGGACCCCTACCAGGAAGCTGCAAACCAGATCAGCGAAGGGGCGTTCCGCCGCTTCGACAAGGCTCTGATTGACAAGGCAACCACCACCACCCTGATCAAAGACCTGACAGGTGAGGCCACCAAAACCTTCAACTGGAATGGTTTTGTGGAAGCCAAACTGCTGTGGGGCGATGAGCAGGACGGCATGGTGCTGATGATCGTGCACTCCAAGGTGTACGGCGACATGCTCAAAGAAAAAGATGAGCAGGGCCGCCCTCTGCTGGTGGACATGCGTGACGGCACCCTGCCCCGCTACGGTGGCATTCCCGTGGCTGTCAGTGACCGCTGTAAGGTGATCCCTGCAGCTGGAGAAACCCCTGCCAAGTATGAAAGCTACATCGGCAAGAAGGGTGCATTGGCCCTCTGGTACAACAGCGACTTCGGTCTGGACACCGACAAGAACATCCTCAAGGACTCCAAAGAGGCCGCTGTGCACATCTACTACGTGGCTCACCTGTACCGCCGTTGTGCTGGTGGCACCAAGCCCGGAATTGTGAAGATCATCAGCCACTGA
- a CDS encoding gp436 family protein: MYLSITDLTTKMQKTVLLSKVDDEGTKVLDLTPSTEEDPNPQYDRVMQALEAACELADSHIGMRYPVPLDPCPKVVRDRCLDIAIYELWSRKGISPESADEIVERKYTAAVKWLEQVGEGKAVLPIPNPPAETPTTPSGSPIAVRTAERRGW; this comes from the coding sequence ATGTACCTGAGCATCACTGACCTGACAACCAAAATGCAGAAAACTGTGCTGCTCAGCAAAGTGGACGATGAGGGCACCAAGGTCCTGGACCTGACCCCCAGCACTGAAGAAGATCCAAACCCCCAGTATGACCGGGTAATGCAAGCCCTGGAAGCCGCCTGTGAACTGGCAGATTCCCACATCGGCATGCGTTACCCTGTCCCACTGGACCCATGCCCGAAAGTGGTCCGTGACCGCTGCCTGGACATCGCCATTTATGAACTGTGGTCCAGAAAGGGCATTTCCCCGGAATCCGCTGATGAAATCGTGGAAAGAAAGTACACGGCTGCAGTCAAATGGCTGGAGCAGGTCGGAGAGGGAAAGGCTGTCCTGCCCATCCCGAATCCTCCTGCAGAAACCCCCACCACCCCCAGCGGCAGCCCCATCGCTGTTCGCACAGCGGAACGGAGGGGATGGTGA
- a CDS encoding phage virion morphogenesis protein, whose translation MVSSTRQVIQGMDALQTELRRLSTLRLERIAKPIAEQMVTSTKQRFIEQHDPQGNPWTPLSPRTVAKRLGGSKAYTKKGQLRKSAVRRMAAMKILIDTADLMNSIQWNVKGGQVAWGTNKDYAKVQNFGGPAGRGLAVNIPARTFMGISSEDQDYIIDVVTRHVSGGS comes from the coding sequence ATGGTGAGCAGCACCAGGCAGGTCATTCAGGGCATGGACGCCCTGCAAACGGAGCTGAGGCGACTCAGCACCCTGCGTCTGGAGCGGATTGCCAAACCCATCGCGGAGCAGATGGTCACCAGCACCAAGCAGCGGTTCATCGAACAGCACGACCCCCAGGGCAACCCCTGGACGCCCCTCTCACCCCGGACCGTTGCCAAGCGTCTTGGAGGCAGCAAAGCCTACACCAAGAAGGGGCAACTGCGGAAGTCCGCTGTGCGTCGCATGGCCGCCATGAAAATCCTCATAGACACTGCTGACCTGATGAACAGCATCCAGTGGAACGTCAAAGGTGGACAGGTGGCATGGGGCACCAACAAGGATTACGCCAAAGTCCAGAACTTTGGGGGTCCTGCTGGTCGTGGCCTGGCAGTGAACATCCCTGCCCGTACGTTCATGGGCATCAGCAGTGAAGACCAGGACTACATCATCGACGTGGTGACCCGTCACGTCTCAGGAGGATCATGA
- a CDS encoding DUF2586 family protein: MSLPGVTVQKKDGGLGSIPESADGKRGIVGVCTSGTPNQIYILVDPGTVVGVLGRGPLSDAAITQLREGGGVIYAVPAEASIDGTITPDVGNPSSPAVTLGTTPTEALLVHAKITKSGALGAGQFQFSLDGGDSWSRSYTLAASFAIPGRGLTLTFAAGSYTVGATYKWTVTAPTASIGDLQTAAEVLKDSPYLMEWIHFAQPGDNSLWAVAASVVEDCFQSYKYTHAICEAPAPGANVNTWVSTTLTGYRNSFQSRDVSVVASWAEVVDPTGLQVERNVASKYIGRLSKYGLADNPAHVGAGAINGIQVPSPFHTGTYGKASDYNNGHALALDELGYVALMQHKGRAGYFFVEGRTMADPSSDYSNIMNVRVMNKVMTLSRQVWLDQVQGKVDPTNIEASLAYMVAKSNAVLNLMAARGELIGASISIPAGQDVLSSHQIIVEIRVIPFGYTREIILTVGYENPLLQAA, from the coding sequence GTGAGCTTGCCTGGCGTGACAGTCCAGAAAAAAGACGGTGGCCTGGGGTCCATCCCGGAGTCCGCTGACGGAAAACGCGGCATCGTGGGCGTCTGCACATCCGGCACCCCCAACCAGATTTACATCCTTGTTGATCCTGGGACCGTGGTGGGTGTGCTGGGTCGGGGACCCCTGTCGGATGCAGCCATCACCCAGCTCCGTGAAGGTGGAGGGGTCATCTACGCTGTGCCTGCAGAGGCAAGTATTGATGGCACCATCACCCCTGATGTGGGCAATCCCTCCAGTCCTGCAGTCACCCTGGGCACCACCCCCACGGAAGCCCTACTGGTCCATGCGAAGATCACCAAGAGCGGTGCTCTTGGTGCTGGACAGTTCCAGTTTTCTCTGGACGGTGGTGACTCCTGGAGTCGCAGCTACACCCTAGCTGCAAGCTTCGCCATTCCCGGACGTGGCCTGACCCTGACCTTTGCTGCAGGAAGCTACACCGTGGGAGCCACTTACAAGTGGACCGTCACCGCTCCCACCGCTTCCATTGGAGATCTCCAGACTGCAGCGGAAGTCCTCAAAGACAGCCCTTACCTGATGGAATGGATTCACTTCGCCCAGCCCGGCGACAACTCCCTCTGGGCTGTGGCTGCCAGCGTGGTGGAAGACTGCTTCCAGTCCTACAAGTACACCCACGCCATCTGTGAAGCCCCCGCCCCTGGAGCCAACGTGAATACCTGGGTCAGCACCACCCTGACCGGTTACCGCAACAGCTTCCAGAGCCGTGATGTTTCCGTCGTGGCGTCCTGGGCGGAGGTTGTGGACCCCACTGGCCTGCAGGTGGAACGGAACGTGGCCTCGAAGTACATCGGGCGTCTCAGCAAGTATGGCCTGGCAGACAACCCTGCCCATGTGGGTGCTGGTGCCATCAACGGCATCCAGGTTCCCAGTCCCTTCCACACCGGAACCTACGGCAAGGCGTCCGACTACAACAATGGTCATGCTCTGGCCCTGGATGAACTGGGTTACGTGGCCCTCATGCAGCATAAAGGACGTGCAGGTTACTTCTTTGTGGAAGGCCGCACGATGGCAGACCCCAGCTCCGATTACTCGAACATCATGAATGTCCGGGTGATGAACAAGGTCATGACCCTCAGCCGTCAGGTGTGGCTTGACCAGGTGCAGGGCAAAGTGGACCCCACCAACATCGAAGCGTCCCTGGCCTACATGGTCGCCAAGAGCAATGCCGTCCTGAACCTGATGGCTGCCCGTGGTGAACTCATCGGAGCCAGCATCAGCATCCCTGCAGGTCAGGACGTGCTGTCCAGCCATCAGATCATCGTCGAGATCCGGGTGATTCCCTTCGGCTACACCCGTGAAATCATCCTGACCGTCGGCTACGAAAACCCGCTGCTGCAAGCAGCCTGA
- a CDS encoding DUF6848 family protein, whose amino-acid sequence MLKTTVIQINDDTNDTTHEFTFREPTTPVVSRYFSMAGKNLPKASHEFCNDTIVPEQKDQWLNVLQTKPGYAVQAANRMLDLLGYGAETKKIERPTGSNKESA is encoded by the coding sequence ATGCTGAAAACCACCGTGATCCAGATCAATGACGACACCAACGACACCACCCATGAGTTCACTTTCCGTGAACCCACCACCCCTGTGGTCAGCCGCTACTTCAGCATGGCCGGAAAGAACCTGCCCAAGGCTTCCCATGAGTTTTGCAATGACACCATCGTCCCAGAGCAGAAAGACCAGTGGCTGAACGTCCTGCAGACGAAACCCGGTTACGCGGTGCAGGCCGCCAACCGCATGCTGGACCTGCTGGGGTACGGTGCTGAAACAAAAAAGATCGAACGCCCAACTGGTTCGAACAAAGAATCGGCCTGA
- a CDS encoding phage tail tape measure protein, whose amino-acid sequence MSVFNLQVLINLVDRLSGPLQEPIRRLQELERQSNRVTQSMQNMQTGASLMAGGLGLAAPLIFGANEAINFEDKLADVRKVMDELENHQVFQKMGADLRRMSNVIPMTAQDLTEIGAFAAASKLEDTRKGVLRMIEDSAKMGVAFDMSAADSGEALAGLRNIFGLTEDGVVELGDAVNYLGNNTSARARDMVNFLNRAGAVGKQVGLTAMQTAALGNAFLALRTPPEIAARAVTQGLIPSLQTATRQGKKFEEAARSIGLTAQEIQDSMKMDPQGTILDVLERVNKSDNKMLVLTDMFGVGWADDIAKLAGSMDVYYKALGLVSDKTKYAGSMQKEYEGRINTTKTQLKLLWNGITNVGGALGDTFLPYIKQGVLWTNKLGQGIFELTQKHPTLTRMITFGMIAVALLTLAIGGTIFALGMFGFMAANASAGLTLLKMKAADARTYITALRNSLVARITGGWIPSTTAQMQMFGGATTLNQIALQGLRQAFLGAARAAWAFLAPILANPITWVVVAVLALAAAFVVLYQRSEAFRQAVQNGLAPLQVAWRRFLGTVELLKKSFSGLAESVAKALKFDSAQKMFFTFLGWIMFGVGFVLGFIVGLATMVVTKVLDTFSAVFLIFSGLFTWLHGVLTGNSKLIQQGQKQFLDGIHLLWKTLLGNTIQAVVTWVPKIWKAFTDWLPGALKAIKDWSTDLFHAGAHLVSGLIDGVKSKITGAVDAIKGVGNGIMTQFKKALGIQSPSRVFKGFGIHLMEGLSLGIEGTAKKAADATKKAALGVMGAAALTLPVSVAAPATLQAPARVQQSQVLQGSAALQATHPVLQKVSQIPEIPELENPVMDAQGQVKTALEHHELKTVSLQAPAKKEKEEAAQKPADQGLATMNFAGATIIFQMPEGSSQDQLAAFAALLQSLKPAT is encoded by the coding sequence ATGTCAGTATTCAACCTTCAAGTGCTGATCAACCTGGTGGACAGGCTGTCCGGTCCCCTACAGGAACCCATCCGGCGACTGCAGGAACTGGAACGCCAGTCCAACCGGGTGACTCAAAGCATGCAGAACATGCAAACGGGTGCGTCCCTCATGGCTGGAGGTCTGGGTTTAGCCGCCCCTCTGATCTTCGGTGCGAACGAAGCCATCAACTTCGAGGACAAACTGGCCGATGTCAGAAAGGTGATGGATGAACTGGAAAACCACCAGGTCTTCCAGAAGATGGGAGCGGACCTCAGACGCATGTCCAACGTTATTCCCATGACGGCACAGGACCTCACTGAAATTGGTGCATTTGCGGCAGCATCCAAACTGGAAGATACCCGCAAAGGTGTCCTGAGAATGATTGAGGACTCCGCGAAAATGGGTGTCGCTTTCGACATGTCAGCAGCAGATTCCGGTGAAGCCCTCGCAGGTCTCCGCAACATCTTTGGACTCACTGAAGATGGGGTGGTGGAACTCGGGGATGCTGTGAACTATCTGGGCAACAACACCAGTGCCCGGGCCAGAGACATGGTGAATTTCCTCAACCGTGCCGGAGCGGTCGGCAAACAAGTGGGCTTGACGGCCATGCAAACTGCAGCCCTCGGCAACGCATTCCTGGCCCTTCGCACACCCCCTGAAATTGCGGCACGGGCTGTCACCCAGGGACTGATCCCCAGCCTGCAAACCGCCACCCGTCAAGGGAAGAAGTTCGAAGAGGCTGCAAGGAGCATTGGTCTGACTGCCCAGGAGATCCAGGACAGCATGAAAATGGACCCGCAAGGGACCATCCTGGATGTGCTGGAGCGAGTCAACAAGTCCGACAACAAGATGCTGGTCCTCACTGACATGTTTGGTGTGGGCTGGGCTGACGACATTGCGAAACTCGCAGGCTCCATGGACGTGTACTACAAAGCCCTGGGGCTCGTCTCAGACAAAACCAAGTACGCAGGCAGCATGCAGAAAGAGTATGAGGGCCGCATCAACACCACCAAGACCCAATTGAAACTGCTCTGGAACGGGATCACCAACGTTGGCGGAGCCCTGGGTGACACCTTCTTGCCTTACATCAAACAGGGTGTGTTGTGGACCAACAAGCTGGGCCAGGGCATTTTCGAGCTGACCCAGAAGCACCCCACACTGACCCGCATGATCACCTTTGGGATGATTGCCGTGGCCCTGCTGACTCTTGCCATAGGTGGAACCATCTTCGCTCTGGGCATGTTCGGGTTCATGGCAGCCAATGCCAGTGCAGGACTCACGCTGCTGAAGATGAAAGCAGCAGACGCCAGGACCTACATCACAGCCCTCAGGAACAGCCTGGTCGCACGCATCACAGGGGGATGGATTCCTTCCACCACAGCCCAGATGCAGATGTTTGGAGGGGCAACAACCCTGAACCAGATCGCCCTGCAGGGCTTGCGGCAGGCATTCCTTGGGGCTGCCCGTGCAGCCTGGGCATTCCTGGCCCCCATCCTTGCCAACCCCATCACCTGGGTGGTGGTGGCTGTCCTGGCTCTCGCTGCAGCATTCGTGGTGTTGTACCAGCGTTCAGAAGCCTTCAGGCAGGCTGTTCAAAACGGTCTGGCTCCGTTGCAGGTGGCCTGGAGGCGGTTCCTGGGCACCGTCGAACTGCTGAAGAAAAGCTTCTCTGGACTGGCTGAAAGTGTCGCCAAAGCCCTGAAGTTCGATTCGGCCCAGAAGATGTTCTTCACCTTCCTGGGATGGATCATGTTCGGAGTGGGCTTCGTGCTTGGCTTCATCGTCGGACTGGCAACGATGGTGGTCACCAAAGTGCTGGACACCTTCAGTGCCGTGTTCCTGATCTTCTCTGGGCTGTTCACCTGGCTGCATGGCGTCCTGACCGGGAACAGCAAACTGATCCAGCAAGGACAGAAGCAGTTTCTGGATGGCATTCACCTGCTGTGGAAGACCCTGCTGGGCAACACCATCCAGGCTGTGGTCACCTGGGTCCCCAAGATCTGGAAGGCATTCACAGACTGGCTGCCAGGAGCCCTCAAAGCCATCAAGGACTGGTCCACGGACCTCTTCCATGCTGGAGCCCACCTGGTCAGTGGCCTGATTGACGGCGTCAAGAGCAAAATCACCGGAGCGGTCGACGCCATCAAAGGTGTTGGCAATGGGATCATGACCCAGTTCAAGAAAGCCCTGGGCATCCAGTCGCCCAGCCGGGTGTTCAAAGGCTTCGGTATCCACCTGATGGAAGGACTGTCACTGGGCATCGAGGGCACAGCCAAGAAAGCCGCTGACGCCACCAAGAAAGCCGCTCTGGGTGTGATGGGAGCAGCTGCACTCACCCTCCCGGTGAGCGTGGCCGCACCCGCAACGCTGCAGGCTCCTGCAAGGGTCCAACAGAGCCAGGTGCTTCAAGGTTCTGCAGCACTGCAGGCCACCCATCCGGTACTACAGAAAGTCAGCCAGATCCCCGAGATTCCTGAACTTGAGAACCCAGTCATGGATGCACAGGGACAGGTCAAGACTGCCCTGGAGCATCATGAGCTGAAGACCGTCAGCCTGCAGGCACCTGCCAAGAAGGAGAAGGAAGAAGCAGCCCAGAAGCCTGCAGACCAGGGTCTGGCAACCATGAACTTCGCTGGAGCCACCATCATCTTCCAGATGCCTGAGGGGTCCAGTCAGGATCAACTGGCGGCATTTGCAGCACTCCTGCAAAGCCTGAAACCCGCCACGTAA